A region of Bacillus cabrialesii DNA encodes the following proteins:
- a CDS encoding tautomerase family protein, translating to MPFVQIHLRSGRSEAWLQKLSRTIHQSMTEEINVPEDDYFQVIRQYENSEFFYDPSYLHVERTDELIYIHFTLKQSRTTEQKKALYRSIASGIHSELGVRKEDVFIMLAGNQDEDWSFGNGKAQMIE from the coding sequence ATGCCATTTGTACAAATTCATTTGCGGTCGGGGAGAAGCGAAGCTTGGCTTCAAAAACTAAGCAGGACCATTCACCAATCGATGACTGAAGAAATTAATGTGCCGGAAGATGACTATTTTCAAGTCATTAGGCAATATGAAAACAGCGAATTTTTTTATGATCCGTCTTATCTGCACGTCGAGCGTACGGATGAACTGATATACATTCATTTTACGTTGAAACAGTCAAGAACAACTGAGCAGAAAAAAGCGCTTTACCGCTCTATCGCAAGCGGGATTCATTCCGAGCTTGGTGTCAGGAAAGAAGATGTGTTTATCATGCTGGCCGGAAATCAGGATGAGGATTGGTCCTTCGGAAATGGAAAGGCCCAGATGATCGAATAA
- a CDS encoding SDR family NAD(P)-dependent oxidoreductase, producing the protein MNVMNKIALVTGGGTGIGRAASMELAKRGAIVAVNYSRSQSEAEETVEMIKKDGGQAFAIQADVSKNSEVQFMVQSIVKTYGTIDVLINNASITRHIPMDDLEAATEDIWDELYAVNVKGMFFCARAVVPFMKKGKAGAIVNVGSIAGVTGAGSSMPYAVSKSAVHGLTKSLAHALAPEIRVSGVAPGAVATRWWAGREEKMKSMIGTLPLQRIAAPEDVAQLICSLVEQESLTGQIITIDSGQTL; encoded by the coding sequence ATGAATGTCATGAACAAAATAGCTCTTGTAACGGGGGGCGGCACAGGAATCGGAAGAGCAGCCAGCATGGAATTGGCAAAACGCGGAGCGATTGTTGCGGTGAATTATTCACGCTCGCAATCCGAAGCGGAGGAAACAGTGGAAATGATTAAAAAAGATGGCGGGCAAGCTTTCGCCATCCAAGCGGATGTATCAAAAAACAGCGAAGTGCAGTTCATGGTTCAATCGATTGTGAAAACATACGGCACCATTGATGTTTTAATCAACAACGCCAGCATTACGCGGCATATTCCAATGGATGATCTCGAAGCCGCGACTGAAGACATCTGGGATGAGCTGTACGCTGTCAATGTGAAAGGGATGTTTTTCTGCGCGCGGGCAGTGGTTCCTTTCATGAAAAAAGGCAAGGCTGGAGCGATTGTAAATGTCGGCAGCATCGCAGGGGTAACCGGAGCGGGCTCATCTATGCCTTACGCAGTGTCTAAATCGGCGGTGCACGGTTTAACGAAATCTTTGGCTCACGCCTTAGCTCCTGAAATCAGAGTGAGCGGTGTAGCACCGGGAGCTGTCGCAACGAGATGGTGGGCTGGCCGTGAGGAAAAAATGAAAAGCATGATCGGCACTTTGCCGCTGCAGCGTATTGCTGCACCGGAAGATGTCGCCCAATTGATCTGTTCGCTTGTTGAACAGGAATCACTCACAGGCCAAATCATCACAATTGACAGCGGGCAGACGCTGTAA